The DNA sequence GGCAGACGCACGGACCGGGCACGACGGAGCGTGCCCCTCCAGCGGCGTGAACCGTCCGTGCAAGTGGAGGGCCGCGCTCCGTCGCGGCCGGGGATGGCCGGGTGCGGGCAGACGCACGGACCGGGCACGACGGAGCGTGCCCCTCCAGCGGCGTGAACTGTCCGTGCAAGTGGAGGGCCGCGCTCCGTCGCGGCCGGGGATGGCGAGCGGCCGGTGATTGCAGGCGCGGGCACGACGGAGCGTGCCCCTCCAGCCACGGGATAGCCCCCGGCGTCCTGACCGGCCTCACCGCGCCGGGGCGTCGGCATCCAGAAGCAGCCAGGCGGCGGCGAAGGGCAGGAGGGCGGCGCCGGAGAGGCGCAGGGCTCGGCTCGGGAGTTCGTGGTTCTGGCGGGGCGCGCAGGATGACGGCTCGTCCCCGGTGGAGAGATCGGCAGCGGCGGGCCAGAGCGCGATGATGCGGCCGGCCGAGCCGTCCGGCAGGCGCCAGCGCCAGGCGCGGCGAACGCCGTCCCGCAGGGCATCCGGCAGCGGCCCGGGCGGCAGGGCAGGGGCGTCTTCCGAGGGCTCCAGCACGGCGTCCGGCGCCAGGTGCAGGAAGCTCTCGACGCCGTGGGTGCCCGAGCCCTCGACCCGGTCCAGCACGGCCAGCCCCCAGGGCTCCAGTGTGAAGGTGCGCCGGTGGACGGGGCGGCCGGGCCGGTGGGCGTAGCCGTCGTGCTCGCCTTCCCAGCAGATGCCGTCGGCGTCCTGCCGGAGGATTCGGCCTCGGCAGCGGCGGGGGCGCCGGCCCACGCGGAACGAACTCCACGTCTCCATGGAGTCCTGCCCGTCCAGGCGCACGGTGTTGTGGGCCGCGGTGCCCCGGTCGCGCTGTCTCTGCTCACCGGGGTTGTAGGTCACGTTTCCGCCGTCGCAGGCGAGCTTGCGCCCGCGGTGCCACAGCTCGAAGCCGAGGTGGTCCGCGTGCGCGTGGCCGAGCTGGTGGCCGGGCCCCGGTGGGCCGACGTCGAAGACGGCGCTCCAGGGGCCGACCGCCGCGGCCAGGTAGCCGCTGCCCCGCAGGCGTTCGTCGGCGGTCGGGCGGCCTATCTCGGCGAAGCGGGCGATCTCGGCGACGGACTGGTGGGCCTCATCAGGGGGCACCTCCTCGCCATCGTTCATGAGGGGCAGCGCGCGGACGGTCTCGAGCGTGCCCGCCACGATGCCGGCCATGGCGCCGGCGGCATGCCGCAGCGTCTCCAGACAGGCCGGTGCGCCGGGATCGTCGTCAAAGGCGCCTGCCTCGGCGACGGCCAGGACCTCGGCCAGGTCGCGCATGCACTTGACGTGATAGGCGAAGCTGCGTTCCTCGTGCATGCCGTCGGCGAGCACCTGCTCCCGGACGACGCGGGCCAGCGTGGGCAGCCGGCGGCGGCGGACGCCGCGGGCGGCCGGGCCGTCCATGCAGGCGGCGGCGACCAGCAGGCCGCACAGGTTCTGCCACAGGTGGTTGGCCTGCAGGTCCCACTCCAGGTTCGCGGCCAGGAAGGCCGTCTGCTCGGCGAGGCTGCGTTCGAGCTGCGGCAGGGCGTCGGGGGGCACGGCATCCCGCAGGCGGCCGCCGGACGCCAGCCAGACGCGCAGGCGTTCGGAGATCACGTAGGGGCTCCAGCCGAAACGCCGCTCCCGTGGGTGGGGCGGGACGGACGCGATCCAGGAGGCGGTCAGATGTGCCCACGCTCCGGCGAAGCGGCCCTCGCCCGTCTCGGCCCGGGCGGCCGCGAGCGTCTCGAGGTAATGCTGGTAGTGCAGCTCGAACCCCGCCAGCGGGCGGCCGGTGCGCAGGTCGGCCCGGTGCCAGTCCACGGTCTCGCCGAAGTCGTAGGTCTCGCCGGCCAGGCGGAACCGGCGCCCGAGTATCTCGTCCGGCGGCCCCGGATAGGGCAGGGGGCGCGCGGCGCGCAGTTCGCAAAGGGCGCGCAGCGGCGCACCGATCCAGTCGACGGCCCCCCAGCGCGGGGCCGACCGCCGGAGCCTTGCCGGCATGCGACGCGGCAGCAGGCGCCCCGTGGCCGCGTGGACGATGTTCCGGGCGCGCCACAGGATCTGGCGGGGGGTGAGGTGGCGCACGGTGCGCAGGAGCCGGCCCGCCCGGAGCGTGCACGCTGCGTCATCCATGCCCGTCTGCCCGTGTCATTGCAGGATCACGTCGGCGATGCGTTCGGCGGCGCGGCCGTCCCAGAGGGCGGGGCGGCGTTCGTCGCGCCGGCCGCTCTGCGCGGCTTCGAGGACCTCGGCGGCGAGGGTCTCCATGTGCGCGCCGGCCAGCCGGTTGGTGCCCTCGGTGATCGTGATGGGCCGTTCGGTGTTCGGCCGCAGGGTGAAGCACGGCACGCCGAGCCACGTGGTCTCCTCCTGGATGCCGCCGGAGTCGGTCAGCACGGCGCGGGCGTGCGACTGCAGGTGCAGGAAGTCCAGGTAGCCCACCGGCTCGATCAGGCGCAGCCCGCCGCCGTCGAGGCGCAGGCCCGCGCGCTGGAGGCGGTCGCGCGTGCGCGGATGGACGGGGAAGACGACGGCCATCCGGCCGGCCAGTTCCTCCAGGACGCCGCCGATGCGCTGCAGGCGCGCGGGGTCGTCGACGTTGGAGGGGCGATGGAGCGTTACCAGCACGTAGGGCCGCGGGGCGCCGTCGGTGAGCAGCCCGACGTCGCGCAGGACGGGCCGCTCGCCGGCGGCCCCGTGCAGCCGTGCAAGCGTGTCGATCATGACGTTGCCGACGCGCCGGATGCGCTCGGCCGGCACGCCCTCGGCGCGCAGGTTCTCATCGCCGTCGGGCGAGGGCGTGAACAGCAGGTCGCAGACGTGGTCGGTGACGATGCGGTTGATCTCCTCGGGCATGGTGCGGTCGCCGCTCCGAAGCCCGGCCTCGACGTGCGCGACCGGGCGCAGAAGCTTGGCCGCCACGAGCGCGGCGGCGACGGTGGAGTTCACGTCGCCGTAGACGAGCACCCAGTCGGGCGCATAGGAGTCGATCACCGGTTCGATGCGTTTCATCACGTCGGCAGTCTGGGCGGCGTGCGTGCCTGAGCCGACGCCGAGGTCCACGTCGGGCGCGGGCAGGTCGAGTTCCACGAAGAAGATGCGCGACATCTTCTCGTCGTAGTGCTGCCCCGTGTGCACGAGCTGCTGTTCGGCGCCGCGTGCGGCGAGCGCGCGGTGGACGGGCGCGGCTTTCATGAAGTTGGGGCGTGCGCCGACGACGTGAAGGACCCGCATCAAGACCTCCTCCGGCCGGGCCGGGCGGCGTGTTCGAGTATGCGCAGCATGCGCGTGGCCAGTGCCCGCCGGTCGTAGTGGGTGCGGACGGCGCGCCGGCCGCATTCGCCCATCCGGCGGGCGAGTTCGGGGTCGGCGCGCAGCCGCAGCACGGCGTCGGCCAGCGCGCGGGGGTTCTCCGCCCCTACGTAAATGCCTGCCTGGGAATCCTCTACGATGCGCCGCGCCTCGCCGTCCACCCCGAGGATGATCGGCCGGCCGGCGGCCATGGCCTCGAAGATCTTCGAGGGGATGACCGTCGTGAACAGGTCGCTCCTGCGCAGCAGCACCAGGCTCG is a window from the Candidatus Brocadiaceae bacterium genome containing:
- the wecB gene encoding UDP-N-acetylglucosamine 2-epimerase (non-hydrolyzing), with product MMRVLHVVGARPNFMKAAPVHRALAARGAEQQLVHTGQHYDEKMSRIFFVELDLPAPDVDLGVGSGTHAAQTADVMKRIEPVIDSYAPDWVLVYGDVNSTVAAALVAAKLLRPVAHVEAGLRSGDRTMPEEINRIVTDHVCDLLFTPSPDGDENLRAEGVPAERIRRVGNVMIDTLARLHGAAGERPVLRDVGLLTDGAPRPYVLVTLHRPSNVDDPARLQRIGGVLEELAGRMAVVFPVHPRTRDRLQRAGLRLDGGGLRLIEPVGYLDFLHLQSHARAVLTDSGGIQEETTWLGVPCFTLRPNTERPITITEGTNRLAGAHMETLAAEVLEAAQSGRRDERRPALWDGRAAERIADVILQ